GTTCCATACTAAAAGAAAAGGCTTGCAATTGCAAGCCTTTAAAGTTTTATTATAAGGCAGCTAAAGCAGCTTCGTAATTAGGTTCGCTAGTCGTTTCGCTTACTTGTTCAGTATAGGTGATTTCTCCTTGAGTATTGATTACTACAATAGATCTAGACAATAAACCTTCTAAAGGCCCATCTGCAAAGGTTACTTCATAATCTTTTCCAAAGTTTCCAGAAATATCAGATAAACTTAAAACATTTTCAATTCCTTCGGCACCACAAAAACGTGCATGAGCAAAAGGTAAATCTTTAGAAATACATAAAACTTTTGTATTTGCTAATTCAGAAGCTTTTTTGTTAAATGTTCTTACAGAAGTAGCACAAGTTCCTGTATCAATACTAGGAAAAATATTTAAGATTAAATTTTCACCTTCAAAGTCTGATAAACTTACTTCAGATAAATCAGTGTTTCTTAATGTAAAATTAGGGGCTTTGGTTCCAATAACTGGTAAATTACCAATAGTTGTAATAGGGTTGCTCTTTAATGTGATATTTGCCATTTTTATATATTTTTTTGAAAACTAAATATATAAAAAATGCCTTTAACAACGTTAAAGGCATTGGGGTTTATATTAGATTATTTTTATAATGCAACTAAAGAGTTTTCTGCATTTGCATATTCGTTAAAAATCAATGCTTCAGGCTCATCATCATTTACATATTCACCATCTAAAATATACTTGTACTCGTATGATTTTTCTGTTTCTAAATCAACAACAACTTTAAAAGTTCCGTTTTTTAGTTTTTTTAATGGTGTTGTAGTTGAGTCCCATTCGTTAAAGTCACCTACTAATACAACTTCTGTAGCTTCAGGAGCAGAAATTGAAAATGTTACTTTACATACTGGTTTACTCTTTAAAAATTTCTTAGTAATAGCCATAGTTTATTAGTTTTTTATAGTCACAAATTTATAAATAAATATAGTATTTGTTAAGTTTTTTTTCTGAATGTGTTGATTTTTAATGATTTGTTAAATTATGTCCTTTAACATTAGTTAATTGTTAAGTCTGAGTATTTATTCTTGTTTTAATGATATTAATTTTTATGAATAAAAATTAAATTAGGGTAACCTAAGTTAATTTTTTATATTTAAACGACTTAATTAGTTGATATGTTTAAGTAAAAAAGATTAATGATATACACAATAGTTGAAAATTTACAGAAAGGAAGAAGTTTGTTAGTGGATATTTCCCAAGAACAGTATTGTGATAAATCTATTCCGCCATACTACTCAAGTATAGGTGGGCATATGAGACATATTTTAGATATGTTTCATTGTGTTTTTTCAGGTTATCAAAATGGAAGGGTAGATTTAACTAAAAGAGAAAGAAATATTAATGTTGAGACTTTTCCTAGTTATGCAACAGCATATTTAGATTCAATAGTTCAACACTTATTAAATTTGGAGGAATCAGATTTGAGTAGAACTATACAAGTTGTAGATGATTTAGGTAATGGATGCTGTACTGTTGACTCTACTTTAGGAGCAATTTTAGCTCAAGCACAAAGCCATACCATTCATCATTATGCAACAATTGGGTATATGTTACATCATTTAGGAGTTACTTTAAAAGATGATAGTTTTGGATTAAATCCTACAACTCCAAAGGTGTTAAAGTACTAATCTTTAAACAAGTGGCTTAATAAAGCTCTTATTCCTAACACAAATAATATAATGGTTGCTATGGCTAGTAAAATTCCTACAATTAAAAAGCCATAAATACCATCTTTTTGTAGTGCTTTAAACCCTATGTTAACAAGTACAGGGCTTAAGATTAATAAAGGCAATACAGCTGCCATGATATTAATTCCCCTTTGTAAATGACTTTTTTTATTGTTCATTGTTTATGTTGTTAATTACATTTCTTACACTACCATGGGTTAAAAGTAATTCCTTTGCTTTTGAATATGATATTTGTAGTTCATCAACAAGCATTTGAGTTCCTCTGTCTACCAATTTGTCATTAGACAATTGCATGTCTACCATTTTATTACCTTTTACTTTTCCTAAAAGAACCATGGTAGCTGTACTAATCATGTTTAAAACCATTTTTTGAGCAGTACCAGCCTTCATTCTAGAACTTCCTGTTACAAATTCAGGACCTACGGTTACTACAACAGGAAAATTAGATACTTTTTCTAATGGTGTATTGGTATTCATGGTAATACATCCGGTAATGATATTGTTTTTTTGACAAGACTCTAATGCACTTACAACATATGGAGTAGTTCCAGAAGCGGCAATTCCAATAACCACATCCTTTTCATTGATATGATGATTTAATAAATCTATCCAACCTTGCATATCATCATCTTCAGCATTTTCTACCGCTTTTCTAATAGCGGTATCTCCACCTGCAATAATTCCAACTACTAATTCATGCGGAACTCCAAAAGTAGGAGGACATTCAGAGGCATCTAAAATTCCCAAACGGCCACTAGTACCTGCTCCCATGTAAAATAATCTTCCTCCGCTTTTTAATTTTTCGGTAACAGCATCAATAAGTTTTTCAATATTTGGTAAGCATTTTTTTATAGCCAATGCTACTTTTTGATCTTCTTGATTGATGTATTGAACCAATTCGGTTGTTGACATGTTCTCCAAATTGCTATATAGTGAATCTTGTTCGGTGGTTTTATGAATTGCCATTTTTGATGTTTAGAGTATGTAAATATAAAAACAAAACCCTACAAAAGTTTTTTTTGAAGGGTTTAATATAGGCGATGTTAAGTGTTTTTATTTTACAATATAACTTTCTTTGATGTATTGATTGACAGAAAAATATCCCAAGGCATAATTGTCTTTGTTGGTAGTGTTTAAAATATTTCCTCTAACCGAAGCTGGTGCAGTAGAAAAAGGTCCGTTTGATCCTTGTGCTAAACTTAAAACTTTATCAAGATAGTTTTTATACCCTTTACTAATCCCATATAGAGTAATATCAATGTTCATATTAGCTTCTAGTTCGTCATCAATATATGCAATATCAAAATGATTGTCTTCACCGCTATCATCGTATTCTTGATCGTCTAAAGCACTGTATTCAGGAATAATTCTATAAGGGGTTTCAATTTTATTTAAGTAGTAATTATCTACATCTTTTTCATTTTCAACATTGATGTTTAATTGAATTGTTTCATCTGGGAAAGTAACTGTTTTTTGATCTATAAAATTAATTTTTGAAATACTGGTAAAAGTATCATGTGCTGTGTATGTCTCCCCATCCACAATTACAGTAAGGTAATAGGTTTTTCCAATTTCTGGTCTGTCAAAATTATCAGAAGTGTATATTCCATCTTCAAACTCATCAACTCCAGGATTAATATCTAAAAAAGTACCCATAGAATTTCCATCTTCATCGGTAATAGAAATACTAGCCCCTAAAACTTGAGGATAGCTTTGGTTGTAATAGCTAGTTGTTTGGGTTAGTTTTATGGTTTGTAGTCTTGAGTTAGCATTTTTGTCAATGTCTATATTAGCTTCAATAACCAATTTTGGATCTACATTGTTTAGCTCATCTATTATAATTTCTTCTGTACAAGAAATTGTTAGTAAGGCTAGTAATAATAGGTATATATATGTTTTCATTTTTTTAGAATTTAAAGTTATAGGTAACTGATGGAATGATTCCAAAAATTGAAAGTTTTTCGGTAATGTTTCTTCCAGTTTCTACATCTTGACTAAATAGAATAGAAGAGGTGTTTTGTCTGTTGTAAATATTGTAAATACTAAAAACCCATTCTCCTTTAAATTTTTTCTTTTCGTATTTTTTGGGTTTGTAAATAGCAGATAAATCTAACCTGTGATAGATAGGAAGTCTAAAAGTATTTCTTAATCCATAGTTGGGAACATTAACGCCTAAATATTCATAGCTTCCTGTTGGATAAGAAACAGGCTGACCTGTTTGCAAAGAAAAGTTTGAATTAAAATTCCACTTTTTTGATGGTTTATAACTAAGCAATAAACTTAAATCGTGTGTTTTGTCATAACCTGTAGCATACCAAGCACCATTGTTAATTCCTATTTCCTCTGGAGTTCTTCCTTTTGTTTGTTGCTCAGATCTAGATAAGGTGTAGCTAATCCATCCCGAAAGTTTTCCTATTTCTTTTTTAAATAAAAATTCTAAACCATAAGCCCTTGATTTTCCTGCTAGTACTACAGATTCTATGGCTTCTTGTGCAATTAAATCTGCTCCATCAATATAATCTAATCTGTTTTTAACTGTTTTACCAAAAACCTCTACAGTTAAGCTATAATTGTTTTTAAAGTCTTTGTTGTAACCAAAAGCAATTTGATCGGACATTTGAGGTTTTATATATTCTCCACTTGGCGTCCAGATGTCTAAAGGTGATGGAGATTGTGTGTTAGATATTAAATGTAAATATTGCGCCATTCTTTGGTAACTAGCTTTAATAGAACTGTTGTTGTTAAAACTATAGGCAATAGAAAATCTAGGTTCTAAGTTGATATAAGTTTTTAAAGCCTCGTCTATTTTATAATCTTTTTTACCAATAGGAGTGGCTTGTTCGTATATTTTTAAATCAGCATCATAATCTACAGGGCTCCCTGCATATATGTTTTTATCTTTTTCTCCCATTCTAGCAAAACTAGAAACTCTAAGTCCGTAACGTAAATCTATATGATCACTTAATTTTTGAGAAACATCTACATAAACACCAGATTCAATAGCGTGTTTTTTAGCAATTTGATTTTCTTCTATTTTACTATCATCTCTATTAGGCTTTATTTTACCAGGGTTAAATTGATGAAGGATGGTGTTAAATCCGTATTCTACAGATACATTGTCGTTAAAATATTGTTTTAAGTCGTATTTAAGGTTGATGTTTTGTAAACCAGAATCCCATTTAAATCCAACAAAATCTAACTCTAATCCATAAAAATACTTACTGTATATAAGAGATAAATTAGAAAATAATTGATTGTTAAATACGTGATTCCATCTTAAGTTACCTACAGCGTTTCCGTAATTATTGATAAAGGAATTAGAAAGAGAAAATACATCATTTCCAAAATAACCAGATAGAAACAATTTGTTTTTTTCATCAATCTCCCAGTTTACTTTCGTATTTAAATCGTAAAAAAATGCGGTATTATCATTATCAGGCATAATTAAAGGAAAAAACAAATCGGCATAAGATCTACGACCGCTTATAAAAAAAGAGGCTTTGTTTTTAGCAATAGGACCTTCTAAAGTTAAACGAGAAGAAATACTTCCGATTCCTCCATTTCCATGAAACTTATATTTATTTCCGTCTTTTTGGTGTACATCTAATACAGAAGAAATTCTACCTCCGTATT
Above is a genomic segment from Wenyingzhuangia fucanilytica containing:
- a CDS encoding isoamylase early set domain-containing protein; this translates as MAITKKFLKSKPVCKVTFSISAPEATEVVLVGDFNEWDSTTTPLKKLKNGTFKVVVDLETEKSYEYKYILDGEYVNDDEPEALIFNEYANAENSLVAL
- a CDS encoding TonB-dependent receptor; protein product: MKKILFVLLLCFINSFSQEKFTISGSIKDSASGETLIGVSIIDKDNYQGTVTNEYGFYSLTLSKGKHNIEISYLGYNTISKPLDLTKNITLNFSLTENAESLSEVVITSSTEKISIKKAEMSVNKMKVKTIKEIPAIMGEVDVLKAITTLPGVTTAGEGQSGFNVRGGAADQNLVLLDEATLFNTSHLFGLFSVINADAIKDLKLYKGGIPAKYGGRISSVLDVHQKDGNKYKFHGNGGIGSISSRLTLEGPIAKNKASFFISGRRSYADLFFPLIMPDNDNTAFFYDLNTKVNWEIDEKNKLFLSGYFGNDVFSLSNSFINNYGNAVGNLRWNHVFNNQLFSNLSLIYSKYFYGLELDFVGFKWDSGLQNINLKYDLKQYFNDNVSVEYGFNTILHQFNPGKIKPNRDDSKIEENQIAKKHAIESGVYVDVSQKLSDHIDLRYGLRVSSFARMGEKDKNIYAGSPVDYDADLKIYEQATPIGKKDYKIDEALKTYINLEPRFSIAYSFNNNSSIKASYQRMAQYLHLISNTQSPSPLDIWTPSGEYIKPQMSDQIAFGYNKDFKNNYSLTVEVFGKTVKNRLDYIDGADLIAQEAIESVVLAGKSRAYGLEFLFKKEIGKLSGWISYTLSRSEQQTKGRTPEEIGINNGAWYATGYDKTHDLSLLLSYKPSKKWNFNSNFSLQTGQPVSYPTGSYEYLGVNVPNYGLRNTFRLPIYHRLDLSAIYKPKKYEKKKFKGEWVFSIYNIYNRQNTSSILFSQDVETGRNITEKLSIFGIIPSVTYNFKF
- a CDS encoding DinB family protein yields the protein MIYTIVENLQKGRSLLVDISQEQYCDKSIPPYYSSIGGHMRHILDMFHCVFSGYQNGRVDLTKRERNINVETFPSYATAYLDSIVQHLLNLEESDLSRTIQVVDDLGNGCCTVDSTLGAILAQAQSHTIHHYATIGYMLHHLGVTLKDDSFGLNPTTPKVLKY
- the tpx gene encoding thiol peroxidase codes for the protein MANITLKSNPITTIGNLPVIGTKAPNFTLRNTDLSEVSLSDFEGENLILNIFPSIDTGTCATSVRTFNKKASELANTKVLCISKDLPFAHARFCGAEGIENVLSLSDISGNFGKDYEVTFADGPLEGLLSRSIVVINTQGEITYTEQVSETTSEPNYEAALAAL
- a CDS encoding DUF4249 family protein produces the protein MKTYIYLLLLALLTISCTEEIIIDELNNVDPKLVIEANIDIDKNANSRLQTIKLTQTTSYYNQSYPQVLGASISITDEDGNSMGTFLDINPGVDEFEDGIYTSDNFDRPEIGKTYYLTVIVDGETYTAHDTFTSISKINFIDQKTVTFPDETIQLNINVENEKDVDNYYLNKIETPYRIIPEYSALDDQEYDDSGEDNHFDIAYIDDELEANMNIDITLYGISKGYKNYLDKVLSLAQGSNGPFSTAPASVRGNILNTTNKDNYALGYFSVNQYIKESYIVK
- a CDS encoding DUF6095 family protein yields the protein MNNKKSHLQRGINIMAAVLPLLILSPVLVNIGFKALQKDGIYGFLIVGILLAIATIILFVLGIRALLSHLFKD
- the murQ gene encoding N-acetylmuramic acid 6-phosphate etherase encodes the protein MAIHKTTEQDSLYSNLENMSTTELVQYINQEDQKVALAIKKCLPNIEKLIDAVTEKLKSGGRLFYMGAGTSGRLGILDASECPPTFGVPHELVVGIIAGGDTAIRKAVENAEDDDMQGWIDLLNHHINEKDVVIGIAASGTTPYVVSALESCQKNNIITGCITMNTNTPLEKVSNFPVVVTVGPEFVTGSSRMKAGTAQKMVLNMISTATMVLLGKVKGNKMVDMQLSNDKLVDRGTQMLVDELQISYSKAKELLLTHGSVRNVINNINNEQ